DNA sequence from the bacterium genome:
AGCAAGCTGGTTCGACATCCAAGTGTTGCCAAACTCGCAGAATCCTGTGTGGACATTGTTACAAGGGTCTGCAGCTCCGGAATCAGAAGCGATTGTCCCCACTCTCTTTTCGTTGACCGCTTCTCCGAATCCATTCAATGCAACGACAACTATCCGGTTTAATCTTCCACAAGCCAGTCTGGTGCAGTTGCAGATCGTAAACGCGCTGGGTCAGACAGTAGCGCCCATTATCCATCAACAGTGGTATTCTGTGGGAATGCATCTGATCCAATGGGATGCCGGGCATTTTCCTGCCGGGATTTACATCGCTCGCTGCCAATCCACGTTTGGAACACAGCAAACAAAGCTGGTGCTCTTGAAGTAGAATGGATTTGATGCTTAGAAACAAAGCGAGGTCTCCGCCTCGCTTTTTGTTTTCTCGCCGACGATAGTAGCATTGCCATGACAAATCGTTGTATCATTAGGTATTCATTCGGAGATTGTTCATGATTGGGCGTATCCACTGGAAAACCACCTTTTTCTTCGGCAGACTTTTTCTCCTGCTACTGTTGGGGTTTGGGTTGGGCTGCACCGAGTCGACCACCAAATATTTCCCGGATCAGGGACCACACCTACGCTCCATCACCCTTGAGCCAAATTACATTTCGCTGATTCCCGGCGCAGTTCGTCAGCTTACTGTAATACTGCGGGATGCCGATAGTAATTTGGTTGCGGGTAAATCTATTCAGTGGTTTGTCGGGAGTCCCGAAGTTGCACAAGTCAGCGAATCCGGTGTCGTAACCGCTGGCGCTAATCGTGGCCGCACTTACATCCAAGCCAGTGTGGAGGGGTTGTTCTCCAATCCAGTGGCTGTTAATGTGACATTACCTCCCACTTCGCTTTCGGTTGCACCCGATTCCGCATTCTTATTGGTTAGTGGATCGATTCGCATCAGTTGGGATATTCGCGATTCGACAAACGCATTGGTGAGCATACTACCCAGTTTTACTTCCCGCGATACAGCAGTCGCGCTGATCGATCAAACGGGAATTGTTACCGGACGGGCGACGGGGGAAACGAAGATTCTCGTGTCTGTTGGTTCGCTCAATGATAGTGTAGCAGTATCGGTTTACTCCCGTTACGATTCGTTACATGTCTCACCGGCGGAAATGTCGCTTACCGTCGGCGAACATGGGCTGTTTAGTTCAATCGCATACATCGGTCATTCACCCTATTATCCAACCGGTGTACAGTGGCGGGTGTTAAACGGTTCGATTGCGTCAATCTCAAGCAGTGGTACAGTAACAGCACTTGACTCTGGAACCACTGAAGTAGTCGCTGCGATTGGCAATGTCGTTTCACGCGCTTCACGACTTGTTGTAACCCGGGCGAATATATCGACTGATTATTTACTCATTGGCACCGACAACACAATCACACAGGTTAGCGTTGAAAGCCGTTCAACCCTTGCTCACACCATTCCACAACTGGGAACCATCCAACAAATCCGGCGCAGTCCCGATGGGCAGTATGCGATGGTATCTTCTTCTAATCAAAATGTCTATC
Encoded proteins:
- a CDS encoding Ig-like domain-containing protein, with the protein product MIGRIHWKTTFFFGRLFLLLLLGFGLGCTESTTKYFPDQGPHLRSITLEPNYISLIPGAVRQLTVILRDADSNLVAGKSIQWFVGSPEVAQVSESGVVTAGANRGRTYIQASVEGLFSNPVAVNVTLPPTSLSVAPDSAFLLVSGSIRISWDIRDSTNALVSILPSFTSRDTAVALIDQTGIVTGRATGETKILVSVGSLNDSVAVSVYSRYDSLHVSPAEMSLTVGEHGLFSSIAYIGHSPYYPTGVQWRVLNGSIASISSSGTVTALDSGTTEVVAAIGNVVSRASRLVVTRANISTDYLLIGTDNTITQVSVESRSTLAHTIPQLGTIQQIRRSPDGQYAMVSSSNQNVYLIDLANYSVVASTSEWITDNQPLAWSPDGSRVLGMSRDSVLWQWHFNAPTATPTPLRESVSGVTYLWSHAATIADTIWLVTAERNQQPYYHYAIGFSGITLDSIAFDQSSFGTIRDYSENSAWEITSDRFRQIYWDDGVNRLQFGSAEYPRSNLRSILAVARDGTVALALTNENTVARFAIPPLTTEVVVRGASDFSHFAVYGNPLEVYGSSSTERVFRIRGLEEPDYRWYESPHQVLALDR